One window of the Prionailurus bengalensis isolate Pbe53 chromosome E1, Fcat_Pben_1.1_paternal_pri, whole genome shotgun sequence genome contains the following:
- the NAT9 gene encoding N-acetyltransferase 9 isoform X1, producing the protein MRLNENTLLLGKKVVLVPYTSEHVPRYHEWMKSEELQRLTASEPLTLEQEYSMQQSWREDADKCTFIVLDAEKWQAQPRTTEESCMAGDVNLFLTDPGDPSLGEIEVMIAEPSCRGKGFGTEAVLMMMSYGVSKLGLTKFEAKIGQGNEPSIRMFRKLHFEQVAVSSVFQEVTLRLTVTQHERQWLLEQTSHVREKCYRDGLSESR; encoded by the exons ATGAGATTAAATGAGAACACCTTGCTGCTGGGAAAGAAGGTGGTGCTGGTACCCTACACCTCAGAGCACGTGCCTAG GTACCACGAGTGGATGAAATCAGAGGAGCTGCAGCGTTTGACAGCCTCTGAGCCCCTGACCCTGGAGCAAGAGTATTCGATGCAGCAGAGCTGGCGGGAAGATGCAGACA AGTGCACATTCATTGTGCTGGATGCAGAGAAGTGGCAGGCCCAGCCACGCACCACTGAAGAGAGCTGCATGGCGGGAGATGTGAACCTCTTCCTCACAGATCCAGGGGACCCCTCCTTGGGGGAGATTGAGGTCATGATTGCAG AGCCCAGCTGCAGGGGCAAAGGCTTTGGCACCGAGGCTGTTCTCATGATGATGTCTTATG GAGTGTCCAAGCTAGGTCTGACCAAGTTTGAGGCTAAAATTGGGCAAGGAAATGAACCAAGTATCCGGATGTTCCGGAAGCTTCACTTTGAGCAG GTGGCTGTGAGTAGCGTTTTTCAAGAGGTGACGCTCAGACTGACAGTGACTCAACATGAGCGGCAGTGGCTTCTGGAGCAGACCAGCCATGTGCGGGAGAAGTGCTATAGAGATGGGCTGTCAGAGTCCCGTTGA
- the NAT9 gene encoding N-acetyltransferase 9 isoform X2, with the protein MRLNENTLLLGKKVVLVPYTSEHVPRYHEWMKSEELQRLTASEPLTLEQEYSMQQSWREDADKCTFIVLDAEKWQAQPRTTEESCMAGDVNLFLTDPGDPSLGEIEVMIAEPSCRGKGFGTEAVLMMMSYVSKLGLTKFEAKIGQGNEPSIRMFRKLHFEQVAVSSVFQEVTLRLTVTQHERQWLLEQTSHVREKCYRDGLSESR; encoded by the exons ATGAGATTAAATGAGAACACCTTGCTGCTGGGAAAGAAGGTGGTGCTGGTACCCTACACCTCAGAGCACGTGCCTAG GTACCACGAGTGGATGAAATCAGAGGAGCTGCAGCGTTTGACAGCCTCTGAGCCCCTGACCCTGGAGCAAGAGTATTCGATGCAGCAGAGCTGGCGGGAAGATGCAGACA AGTGCACATTCATTGTGCTGGATGCAGAGAAGTGGCAGGCCCAGCCACGCACCACTGAAGAGAGCTGCATGGCGGGAGATGTGAACCTCTTCCTCACAGATCCAGGGGACCCCTCCTTGGGGGAGATTGAGGTCATGATTGCAG AGCCCAGCTGCAGGGGCAAAGGCTTTGGCACCGAGGCTGTTCTCATGATGATGTCTTATG TGTCCAAGCTAGGTCTGACCAAGTTTGAGGCTAAAATTGGGCAAGGAAATGAACCAAGTATCCGGATGTTCCGGAAGCTTCACTTTGAGCAG GTGGCTGTGAGTAGCGTTTTTCAAGAGGTGACGCTCAGACTGACAGTGACTCAACATGAGCGGCAGTGGCTTCTGGAGCAGACCAGCCATGTGCGGGAGAAGTGCTATAGAGATGGGCTGTCAGAGTCCCGTTGA
- the NAT9 gene encoding N-acetyltransferase 9 isoform X3 — protein sequence MRLNENTLLLGKKVVLVPYTSEHVPRYHEWMKSEELQRLTASEPLTLEQEYSMQQSWREDADKCTFIVLDAEKWQAQPRTTEESCMAGDVNLFLTDPGDPSLGEIEVMIAEPSCRGKGFGTEAVLMMMSYASL from the exons ATGAGATTAAATGAGAACACCTTGCTGCTGGGAAAGAAGGTGGTGCTGGTACCCTACACCTCAGAGCACGTGCCTAG GTACCACGAGTGGATGAAATCAGAGGAGCTGCAGCGTTTGACAGCCTCTGAGCCCCTGACCCTGGAGCAAGAGTATTCGATGCAGCAGAGCTGGCGGGAAGATGCAGACA AGTGCACATTCATTGTGCTGGATGCAGAGAAGTGGCAGGCCCAGCCACGCACCACTGAAGAGAGCTGCATGGCGGGAGATGTGAACCTCTTCCTCACAGATCCAGGGGACCCCTCCTTGGGGGAGATTGAGGTCATGATTGCAG AGCCCAGCTGCAGGGGCAAAGGCTTTGGCACCGAGGCTGTTCTCATGATGATGTCTTATG CTTCACTTTGA